The genomic interval GATGCTCAACAGCCCCTCGATGTTCCGCGAGATGGAGTTCGCCGCCAAGCTCGCCGACGTGAGCGCCCGCGACGTGCTCGCGATGGCGACCCGGAACGGCGCGCAGATCGCGGGCCTCGACTGCGGCGTCCTCGCGGAGGGCCGACCCGGGAAGCTCCTCGTGCTCGACGGCGACTCGGACAACCTCGCCGGAGCCCAGGACGTGGTCCGCGCGGTGGTCCGCCGGGCCGGAGCGGGCGACGTGTCCGACGTGGTGCTGTGAACGCGTCCGACGTGGTGCTGTGAACGCGTCCGAAGTCGTGCTGTGAGCCGGGGAGGGTCGAACGGACGGGCCGTTGCAGGCGAGCGGCGACCGCGCGGTCGCCGCTCGCCTGCAAACAGTTAAGGTACGTCGTGTGCTATCATCCGACGAACGGATGTACGACCGGATACTCGTGCCGACCGACGGTTCGACCGACACCGAGCGCGCGGTCGGACACGCCGCCGAACTCGCGGCCGCCCACGGCGCGGAGCTACACGCGGTCTACGTCGTCAACTCCGCGACGTTCACCGGCCTCCCGATGGAGACCTCGTGGGAGGGCATCGACGACGTGCTCCACGAGGAGGGCGAGGCCGCGCTGGAGCGCGTCGAGACCATCGCGGACGAGTACGACGTGCCGGTCGCCTCGCGCCTGCTCGAAGGCACGCCGAGCAGGCGCATCGTCGAGTACGCCGAGGGCGAGGACTGCGACCTCGTGGTGATGGGCACCCACGGACGGGGCGGCATCGACCGCCTGCTTCTGGGGAGCGTCGCCGAGGGCGTGGTCCGGGCCTGCACGGTCCCCGTCCTCACCGTCCGGGTGGGCGACGAGGGCGAGAACGGGGAGGACTCGCCCGCCGCCACCGAGTCCGAGTCGGACGCCGAGACGGGTCACGTCCCGGTCGAGTAGCCTATACTGGCCGGAGGTGTTCGCAGTCGCCCGCGTGGACCCGGACCCGGCCCTCGTCGGTCTCGACCACGAGCGACCCGGGGAACGCCACGTCGACGGCCTCGCCGACGACCTCGCCGTCGGCGCGCTCGACCCGCACGCGCTGGCCCAGCGTGGCCGACCGCTCGCGCCACGCCTCGACCGCGGATTCGGGGTCCCCGCGGAGGTCGTCGAACCGCTCCAGCAGTCGCTGGACGAAGACCCGCCGGTCGACCTCGCCGACCTCCTCGCGGAGGCTGGTCGCTCCCTCGGGGAGGTCGTCGACCGGAATATTCGCGTTCACGCCGATACCGACCACGACCCACGAGACGCGGTCTGCCTCGCCTTCCATCTCGGTCAGGATTCCGGCGAGCTTTCGGCCGCCGCGGTCGCCCTCGGTGCCGACTAAGACATCGTTCGGCCACTTGATTTCGGCCGGAACGCCCGCCTCCCGGGCCGCGTCCGTGGTGGCGACCGCGGCCGCCAGCGTCAGCGCCGGGACGTGGGCGGGCGGGAGGTCGGGCCGGAGGACGAGGCTCGCCCAGACCCCGCCGCTCGGGGCCGACCACGCGCGGTCGAGCCGTCCCCGACTGCCGGTCTGCTCGTCGGCCAGCACGACCACGTCCTCGGCCCCCTCGGCGGCGAGTTCGCGGGCGCGGTCGTTGGTGCTTCCGACGGCGTCGTGGTACTCCACCGAGAACGGCGCGTCGAGCCCGAACTCGACCGCGGGGCCGCCGTACTCCGGTATCCCTTCGAGGGCGTAGCCGTCGTCGCTGCTCTCGATGTCGAACCCCGAACCGCGGAGTCCCTCGACGTGCTTCCAGACCGCGTTGCGCGAGACGCCGAGGTCGTCGGCGACGTCGGGTCCGGGGACGGGACCCTCCGCGAGTCGTTCGAGGACCGCCCGGCGCGTGTCGTTCATGGCCGGGGGTAAGGCCCCTCGGGACAAGAATCGCCTGCTTCCCCGCTCACGCGAAACACTCGACCGGTTCGCCCGTCTCCCACGGGTCGGGGTCGAGCGCGTCCTCGTCGTCTCGGGGGCCGGTGTCTTCGGCGCGAACGACGACCGACTCGTCAACGTAGTAGGACGCGAACACGGTCGGCGAGTCCCCGTGCATCTCGGTTCCCTCCGGCTGCTCTACGGTTTCGGAGTAGGTGTACCGGACTCGGACGACCGCGGCCCCCTCGGGCGCGTCGTCGGTCCGAACGTCCCTGACCGACGTCGTCTGGCGGGTGAGGTCGTCGCCCCACTCTTCCACCAGCGCGTTGCGCCGGTACGCTCGCTCGTACGCCTCGACGTACTCGGCGACCTCGTCTTCGTCGGCCAGCGAGTCCGGGCGAGTCGGATACGCCGTCGGCTCGACCGCGTCCTCGGCGTCCTCGTCCGGAGGGTCGGGGTCCGGCCGGTCGGCCATCGAGCAGTCGTACTCGGGCGGGGTCGTTCGCGACTCGTCGGTCGACTCCGTTTTCGAGGTCCGTTCCCGCGGGCCGCTCGCCGAGACACCCGGCGAGCGACAACACCGCGGTTCCGGTCAGGGCGAGCGCGCGGCGGCGGGAGGGCGACGTCATCGAGGCCGGATACTGGCCGCTCCCGCAAGTATCTTGTGTGGAACTCCGTCAAAAAACGTTGCTCGGCGCCGCTACTCGATGACGACCAGCACGTCGCCCATGTCGACGCTGTCGCCCTCGCCGACGGCGATTTGCGTCACGGTGCCGCCCCGCGAGGCGACCACGTCGTTCTCCATCTTCATGGCTTCGAGGACGCAGACCACGTCGCCCGACGCGACTTCGTCGCCCTCCTCGACCGTCACGTCGAGGATGGTGCCCTGCATCTCGGCGGTGACGCTCTCGCCCTCGCCGTCGACGCTCACGTCGTCGCCCCCGCCCGAGTCGCCGCCCGCGGGCTCGGGCTTCTGTCCGGTCGCGCCGCCTCCGCCGTTACTCGCGGGAATCGCGGCCGCGCCGCGCTCTTCGAGGTCGACCTCGAATCGCTTGCCGTTGACCTCGACCGTGAACTCGCGCTCGACGACCTCCTCGTCGTCGGTCGTCGATTCGGTCTCGCTGCCCCACTTCTCCTGAGCCTCGTCGATGCGCTCGGGGTCGAGCGTGTTGTCGAGGTACTTGGTGGTGTGGGTTCCCGCCACGAACGGCTCGTCGTCGAGCATCAGCCGGTGGAACGGGATGATCGTCGGGATGCCCTCGATGTCGTACTCGGCGAGCGCGCGCTTCGACCGGGCGATGCACTCCTCGCGGTCGCTCCCGTGGATGATGAGCTTCGCGACCATCGAGTCGTAGTCGGTCACGAGGTCGTCGCCCTGCCGCAGCGCGTCGTCGAGGCGCACGCCGATGCCGCCCGGCGGGTCGTAGGTCGTGAGTTTGCCGCCAGTGGCGGGCGCGAACTCCTCGGCGGCGTTCTCGGCGTTGATTCGGAACTCCATCGCGTGGCCCTCTAGCTCCACGTCGTCCTGCTCGAAGCCGAGTTCCTCGTCGGCCGCGACCCGGAGCTGCCACTTCACGATGTCGATGCCCGTCAGCTCCTCGGTGACGGTGTGTTCGACCTGAATCCGGGTGTTGACTTCGAGGAAGTAGAAGTCGGCGTCGGGCCCGAGGAGTTCGCCGTCCTCGCGGTCGGGGTCCTCCTCGACGAGGAACTCGAAGGTGCCCGCGTTGTAGTAGCCCGCGGCGTCGGCACCGCGGCGCGCGGCCTCGGCGATCTCCTCGCGGAGTTCGTCGGTGAGCGCCGGGGACGGCCCTTCCTCGATGACCTTCTGGTGGCGGCGCTGGAGCGAGCAGTCCCGTTCCCCGAGGTGGCGGACGTTGCCGTGGTGGTCGGCGATGATCTGGACCTCGATGTGGCGCGGGTTCTCCAGATAGCGTTCGAGGTAGACGTTGTCGTTGTCGAAGTACGCCTCCCCCTCGCGCTTGGCGGATTCGAGCTGGTCGTCGGCCTCCTCGGGGCCGCGGACGACCTTCATCCCGCGGCCGCCGCCGCCGCCCTCGGCCTTGATGGCGATGGGGTAGCCGTGCTCGTCGCCGAACTCGGTGACCTCCTCGGGGTCCTCGACGGGGTCGGTCGTGCCGGGCACGATGGGCACGTCGGCGTCCCGCATCGTCTTGCGGGCGTGGGTCTTCTCGCCCAGCTGCTCCATCGAATCCGCCGAGGGGCCGACCCACGTCACGCCCTCGGTGTCCTCGACCTTGCCCCCGAACTCGGCGTTCTCCGCGAGGAAGCCGTAGCCGGGGTGGATGGCGTCGGCGTCGGCCTTCTTCGCGGCGTCGATGACCGCCTCGTGGTCGAGGTACGAGTCGGCCGCGCGTGCGGGACCCACGTTGTACGCCTCGTCGGCGTACCGGACGTGTCCGGAGTCCTTGTCGGCCTCGCTGTAGACGGCCACGGTGTCGATACCCAGCTCCTCGCACGCCCGCATCACGCGGACCGCGATTTCGCCTCGGTTGGCGACGAGAACCTTGTCGAACATCCTTGGCGGCAAATATTCGGGTGGGTTACCTCATTCTGTCGGTTCTCGGTGACGGATCGGGACGTTCGTCCACTTCGACCCGTCGGTCGGTCGACGACCGCGAGAAGACTCGCCTCACCCGTTCACGACCGCCGAGACGAGCTTCGACTCGGCCTTCCGGAGCAGGTCGGACGCCGTGCTCTCGGCGCAGTCGAGTTCGTCGGCGACCTCGGCCAGCGACCCCTCGCGGGGCACCTCGTAGTACCCGAGCGACGACGCGACCGACACCGCCTCGAACTGGCGGTCGGTCAACGCGCCCGCGACGGTGGCGTGTCTGCGGTCGTACTCGCCGACCTCCGCTATCTCGGCGTCGATGCGCTCGGGCAGGTCGTCGAGGAGCGCCCGCAGGTCGGCCGACTCGCCGACGACCGTGAACCGCATGTGTCCCTCGCCGGTGTACTCGACGGGCGGGACGACCAGCAGGTGGCGGCGAGCGAACGCCTCGCGGAACTGGCGGTCGGCCTCGCGGGTCTCCTGTCTGACGTAGGCGTAGAACGACTCCGAATCGATGGGGGCCAGCGTGTACTCGGCGACCGACCCCACGTCCGAAATCGCCTCCCGGTAGGGGTCTATCTCGCCCTCGACGTAGAACAGCACGTACTCGACTGCCTCGCCGGGCAGGAGGTTCCACGCCAGTAGCTCCTCCCGAGCGACCGCCTCCGAGTCGGCGATGAAGTTCTGCATGGGGTGGCGAGTCGCCCGCGGTTGGCGCAGCGCGAGCGTGAGGTACTTCACGACCGACCCGTCGGACCGGCAGAACTTAAACGACCTAGATGCTTCGACGGAGGACCTATCGAGCGCTCGGCACAACCTCCGTCCATGAGCGAGACCCAACCGGGCCCGGCCGACGCCGAGGGCCCGGAGCGAACGGAGCGGGACCCGCGAGCGCTCGCCGAGGCTCCCGAACCCCCGCAGCTCCCCGGCACGCCCGTTCTCGGCAACACGCTCGGGTTCGTGCGCGACCCGTTCGGGTTCTACGACCGCCTCGAATCCGTGGGCGACGCAGTGGGCTACAGCGTCGCGGGCCGGGAGTTCTGCACGGTGTTCGAACCCGACTACGTCGAGCAGATTCTGGTCGAGGACAACGAGCGGTTCGTCAAGAGCGAGGCGTTCCGCGACGCGGCCGCGGGGTTCGCCGAGCGCGGACTCCTCCTGACCGAGGGCGAGGAGTGGCGCGACCAGCGCGTCCGCATCCAGCCCGCGTTCACGCCCGACCGCATCCGGAGCTACGCCGACGCGATGGTGACGTACGCCGAGCGAACGCTCGACCACCTCGCCGACGGCGAGGTGGTCGACGTGCAGGACGCGATGTCGGAGCTGACTCTCCGGATTCTGGCGAAGTCGCTGTTCGACATCGACGTCGAGGGGCGACGCGAAGTCGTCCGGGAGGCCGCGGCCGCGCTCAACGAGCGCGGGGACGCGGGCGGCGCGTCGGCGTTCCTCCCCGACTGGGTACCCACGCCGAAGAACCGCCGGTTCGAGCGCGCGATGACCGACTTCGAGGCGATGGTGGACGACCTCGTCGCGGAGCGCCGCGCAGACGACGCAGAGTACGACGACCTGCTCTCGCTGTTGCTCCGCGCCGAGGGACCCGACGGCGAGACGATGGCCGAGGAGGTGGTCGGCGACCAGCTGGTCACGTTCCTGTTCGCGGGCCACGAGACCACCGCGCTCGCGCTGACCTACGCGTGGCACCTGCTCGGGCGCAACCCCGACGAAGCGGAGAAACTCCGCGCGGAACTCGACGCGACCCTCGGCGACGACCCCGCCACGATTGCCGACCTCCCCGACCTCGGCTACACCGAGCGGGTCGTCAGGGAGGCGCTCCGGCTCTACCCGCCCGCCTACGTCCTCTTCCGGGAGCCGACCGAGGACGTTCGAATCGGCCCCTACCGCATCGAGGCCGGGACGAACCTCACGCTCCCCGCCTTCAAACTCCACCGCGACGGGCGGTTCTACGACGCCCCCGACGAGTTCCGGCCCGAGCGTTGGACCGCCGACTTCGAGGACGACCTCCCCGACTACGCCTACTTCCCCTTCGGCGGCGGGCCGCGCCACTGCATCGGGATGCGGTTCGCGATGACCGAACTCCGGCTCGTGCTGGCGACGATGGCCCGGGAGGTCGCGTTCGAACCGGTCTACGAGGGCGACCCCGACCTCGCGATGAGCGCGACCCTCAAGCCGACGACCGAGATGCGAATGCGCGTCCGGAAGCGCTGAGCCCCGCTTCGGCCCTCCCGTGGTGGAGTACCACACCACGACAACGCTTATTCTCCGACGCTGACGAATCGAGGACGATGACCGACATGGACCCCGGGACCTACTACGACGAGTTCGCCGAGGGCGAGTGGGAGCGACTCGACCGCGACCCCGTCACTCGGATGGAGTTCGAGAACACGACCGACTACCTCGCGGAGTTCCTCCCCGACTCGGGGCGGGTCCTCGACGCCGGGGGCGGTCCCGGCCGGTACACCTGCTGGCTGGCCGAGCGCGGGTACGAGGTCGAACACTGCGACCTGAGCGCCGAACAGGTCGCCATCGCCCGCGAGAAGGTCGCCGAGCGCGGTCTCGGCGACCGCGCGACCTGCCAGCGGGGCGACCTCCGGGACCTCCCCTTCGCGGACGACGCGTTCGACGCGGTCTGCTGTCTCGGCGGCCCCCTGAGCCACGTCGTGGACGACGCCGAACGCGCCGACGCGATGGCGGAACTCCGGCGGGTCGCGCGAGGCGGCCACGCGAGCGAAGCGAGCGAGGCCGCCTCGCGCGAGTCCGCCGGTGCCCCCGCCTTCGTCTCGGTCATCGGCCGGTTCGCCATGCTCCGGGACGTCGTCCAGTTCTCGCTGGAGGACGCCCACGGCCTGCTCGCGCCCATCGCCGAGGACGGCGACTACACCGCAGAGCGCGTCGAGAAACTCGGCTCGGGCGAGGGCTGGGCCGAGTGCCACGGCTTCCGGGCCGACGAGTTCGAGGCCGAACTCGAAGACGCTGGCTTCGACGTGGACCGACTCGTCGGTCTGGAGAACGTCGCCACCCGGACGAAACGCGAGTTGGCCGACGCCGACGAGGCGGCCCTCGACGACGTGCGCGAGGTCGTCCGAACCCTCCGCGAGGACCGGACCGCGGTGGACTTCTCCGAGCACATGCTCGCGGTCTGTCGGGCGTGAGGAGCGAGATACCGATGTCCCTCGACTGCTATATATCTCTCATATAAAATACTTAACCCGAGGGTCGCCCAGTCCGACGTGCGGCCGGAGGACCATGACCCACGACCCGATAACCGAACCACCCGACTCGACCCGCGGTGACGCCACCGACTCGACCGCTCGCTCGCCCGACGCCGAACCGACCGCTCGCTCGCCCGACGAACTCCGCTCGGTCGTGGTCGCGTACGATGACCGCCCGGACCGTCGAACCGTGTTCCCGCCCGACCGCTCGGGAGTCGAACGCATGTCGGCGTGGCTCACCGCCGACGACCGCGTGTTCGTCGACCTCGGAGACGCCCGCTGACGCCGAGACCCGCGCCGTTCTTTTCCGGAATACAGTTCAATTTGAACCGTTATAATTAAGAACTCTCGCTCTGCGCCACACGCACATGGACCTCGCCTATCGCCTGCTGATATACTTCGTGGCCATGATAGGCCCGACGGTGCTGTTCCTCGGGCTGATGCGCGGTCTGGAGTGGCTCCGCGACGACGCGCTCCTCCTGAGCATCGCCGAGAGCGAAACCGCCGACCCCGAGGTGTCCGAGGCCGCGGCCCGCGCCGTGGGGCGGGCCCCGGTTCTGGCCGACGGCGGCGACCCGAGCGACGGGGACCGCGCCGAGACCGACGCCAGCGAACCCGAGTCGGTCGTCTGCTCGTCGTGCGGCGAGTCGAACCGAGCCGAATCGACGTACTGTCGGGCGTGCGTCGGGGAACTGAGTTAGAGACGAGAGCCGACGGAAAGAGCGCGAGCGAACGCTCGCGCTCTTTCCGTCCAAACGAGAAAAACGGGAAGACGGACGGTTTACAGGAAGTCCTCGATGTGGTCGGCGACCTCGTTGGGGGTGTCGCCGACCGGGACGCCCGCGTCGTTGAGGGCGTTTATCTTGCTCTCGGCGGTGCCGGTGCCGCTACCCGAGACGATGGCTCCGGCGTGGCCCATGCGCTTGCCCGGCGGGGCGGTCCGGCCCGCGATGAAGCCCGCGACCGGGGTGTCCATGTTCTGGGCGATGTACTGGGCGGCCTCCTCCTCGTCCTCGCCGCCGATCTCGCCGCACATCACGACCGCCTTCGTGTCGGGGTCGTTCTCGAACAGTTCGAGGGCGTCGATGAAGTCGGTGCCGATGATGGGGTCGCCGCCGATGCCGATGGCGGTGGTCTGACCGATACCGCGCGAGGTGAGGTTATCGACGACCTGATAGGTCAGGGTGCCCGACCGCGAGACCAGCCCCACGTCGCCCGACTCGAAGATGTTGCCCGGCAGGATGCCGAGCTTGCTCTCGCCGGGGGTGATGATGCCCGGGCAGTTCGGACCGATGAGCCGGGTGTCGACCTCCGAGAGGCGCTTGTACACCTTCGACATGTCCTGCGTGGGGATGCCCTCGGTGATGGCGACCACGAGGTCGAGCGGCGCGTCGAGCGCCTCGAAGACGGCGTCGCCCGCGAACGCGGGCGGGACGAACACGACCGACGCGTCGGCGTCCTCCTCGCGAGCGGCCTGCTCGACGGTGTCGTAGACGGGGACGCCCTCGACCTCTTGGCCGCCCTTGCCCGGCACCGCGCCAGCGACGACGTTGGTGCCGTACTCCATCATCTGCTGGGTGTGGAACTTCCCTTCGCCACCCGTGATGCCCTGTACGACGACTCTGGTGTCTTCGTCGACTAGAACGCTCATGCTTCCACCTCCGCGTACTCGACCGCACGCTGTACCGCGTCTTCGAGGGTCTCCTCGACCGTCACGAGTTCGTCGTTCAGAATCTCGCGGCCCTCCTCGGCGTTGGTGCCCGCGAGTCGGACGACCACGCGCTTGGGAATCTCGTCGAACTGCTCCAGCGCGTCGTTGATGCCCTTGGCGACCTCGTCGCCGCGAGTGATACCGCCGAAGATGTTGAACACGACCGCGTCGACGTTCTCGTCGGAGAACACCATGTCGAGCGCGTTCGCGACGCGCTCGGCTTTCGCGCCACCCCCGATGTCGAGGAAGTTGGCGGGCGACCCGCCGTAGTAGTCCACGAGGTCGAGCGTCGTCATCACGAGGCCCGCGCCGTTGCCGATGATGCCGGTGTTGCCGTCGAGTCGGACGTAGTCGAAGCCGTACTCTCCGGCCTTGCGTTCGAGGTCGTCCTCGAAGGTCTCTTCCTCCATCTCCGCGAGGTCGGGCTGGCGGAACAGCGCGTCGTCGTCGATGTTCATCACGGCGTCGGCCGCGACGACCTCGTCGTCCTCCGTGACCATCACGGGGTTGATCTCGATGTCGCTGGCGTCGCTGTCGTCCCAGAGTTCGAACAGCGTGGTGAGGATGGACGCCACGTCGGAGGCCACCTCGCGGGGGACTCCGGCGTCGTAGACGACCTTCCGGGCCTGGTAGGGGTGCATCCCGAACGCCGGGTCGACGTGCTCGCGGGCGATGGCGTCGGGGTCCTCCTCGGCGACCTCCTCGATGTTGACCCCGCCCTTGGTCGAGACCATGGCGACGGGCTTGCCCTCGCCGCGGTCCATCGTCACGCCGACGTAGAGTTCGTTCTTGAAGTTCACGGCCTCCTCGACGAGGACCTCCTCGACGGTGTAGCCCTTGAGGTCCATCCCGAGGATGTCCTCGGCGGCCCGTTCGACCTCCTCGCGGTCGTCGGCGAGCTTGATTCCCCCGGCCTTGCCGCGGCCCCCGACGTGGACCTGCGCCTTGACGGCCACGGGGTAGCCGATGTCTTCGGCGGCCTCGACGACTTCGTCTACCGACGACGCCAGCGTCGACGCTGGCGTCGGGATTCCCGCATCGGCGAAGACGCGCTTCGCCTGATACTCGTGGAGTTTCATCTTGGACTCGGACGGTACTTTCGGGGAAAGCGAGTTAGTAGTTCCGAAACGCCGGGACCGCACGCCCGTGGTCGGCGCGGCGCGCGCGCCGCGCCGACCCAAGTGCTAAGGAAATCCGCCGCGTGCATTGAAAGACGAGCCGCGGCGCTCACCAACCATGACCGAGGAACGCTTCGAGACGGAGACGATACTTCGCGAAACGACCGTGGACATCGAACGACCGGTCGAACTCGGCACCGACGGGACCCCCGCCGAGACCGAGACGCTCGGTCTCCCGGCCACAGAGCGAGTCGAGGTGGTGACGTGCGAGCGCTACCCGTCGTACTGCCCGCGGCGCGACGGCTACGTCCCCGTCGGGGAGGCGGTCGTGGTCGGGGTCGACACGGTCGACCGGGCGACCGGCACCGAGTCGGCGGTCGCGCTGGCGTACTGCCCGGAATGCGCCGCCAGCGAGTTCGACTACGTCCGGGAACGCGACGACCCTTCCCCCGACGGCCGGACCCTCCACGAGCGGTACGGCTACGTCTTCGGGACGCGCGGGCGGTCGGGCGTCGGTCGAATCCTCTCGGAGGACGCGAAATCGGAGGCGGTGAAGGCGTCGGTCGCGCTCGCGGCGCTGGCGCTGCTCGGTGCGCTCCTGACTACCGTCGGGGCCCCGGGACTGGTGGTGTGGGGAATCCTCGCGACCGCCACTGCGGCGGGAGCGATACGAATCGCGTCGGCGTAGCCGACCGCGTTCGACCGGGGACCGATTCGCGGTCGGCGAGACGGCGGGCCGTCCGGCCCGCCGTCTCACTCCTCGGCGTAGAACCGCACTAGACCGCAGTCCGGGCACCGCCGAGGGGTCACGTCCAGCGCCTTCGTCACGCCGACCGCGGCGAGCACGCCGTCGCTCTCGGTCTCGGTCCGGACCTTCAGGTCGCCCTGCCCGGTGAACAGGTCGGCTTGCTCCAGCGCAACGCCGCAGTCGGGACAGCGCGCGTCGTCGGCCATACGAGTGGTTCCTCGTCCCGGCGCGAAAAACATGTCGGTCGAACGGGAATGTCGTCGGCCGGGTTCACTCCTCGGCGTACAGTCGCACGAGCCCACACTCCGGACACGCGCGCGGCGTTACCTTCCGCGACTCCTTCATCCCGAGCGACCCGAGCAGGCCGCTTCGCTTCTCGTCGGTCTTTACGTGGAGACCGAGGCCGTCGCCAGTGTGGATTTTGACGCGCTCCATCGTCACGCCGCAGTCGGGACAGCGGGGGTCGGCGTCCATGTCCGACCGGAGGCGGTCCCGGCTCTTAAACTTCAGTTCGTCGAGACGATGTCGATGACGTCACGGTCGTCGAGTTCGGTGTTCGCACCGACCTGCCGGTTGCTCCGGCAGTCGATGCCGTGGAGGAAGCCCTCCCCCAAATCGGAGTGGACGTGGTAGGCGAAGTCCTCGGCGGTCGCGCCCTCGGGCAGGAGGAAGCAGTCGGGCAGGACCTCGCCGCGCTCGTTGCCCAGTCCGTTCGCGCCGCCGGGGAAGACGGGGACGACGCCCAGCTCCTCGAACAGCGCGGTTTCGAGCGCGCGCTGGACCCCCGTGCCGTCGTACGCCGCGACGAACTCCTCGATGGCTTCGAGTCCCGCGCGTTGGTCGCCCGAGACGTCGCCCACGATGTCGAAGTCCGAATCGCCGGGCCGGTACTCGACTGCGCCCTGCTCGTCGGCCTTCTTGAGCGCCTTCTCGGCGTGGGCGCTCGCGGGCACCACGGTGAGGTGGTCGTAGTCGGAGTCGCTCGTTATCTCCTCGAAGTTGGCCTTCGCCTCGGGGGTGTCCATCTTGTTCGCGGCGACCACCATCGGCTTGGTCACCTTGCGGATCTCGCGGGCGAGTTCCTCGCGGTCGGCCTCGTCCCACGTCTCGGGGTCGAGTTCGAGGCCGAGCGACAGTATCTCGCGCTTTATCTCGTCCTTGTTGGTGCGGAACGCGCTCATCTGCTCGGCGAGTTCGACCTCGATGTCGTCCTCGTCGCCGTCGTAGCCCGACTCGTAGCGCGAGATGCCCTTCTCCAGCACTTCGAGGTACCACATGTCGAGTTCGTCTTCGAGGAAGTCGATGTCCTCGCGGGGGTCGTGGTCCTCGGTGGGTTCGCCCTCGATGTCGGTCGTGCCCGAGAAGTCGACGACGTGGACCAGCACGTCGGCCTCGTTGAGGTCCGTCAGGAACTGATTCCCCAGCCCTCTGCCCTCGTGAGCGCCGGGGACGAGTCCCGCAACGTCCACCAGTTTCGTCGGGACGAATCGAACCCCGTCCTCGCAGAATCCGACGTTCGGGGTACACTCCTCGCCGAACTCCGGGGCGGCGCACTCGACCCGGACGTAGGCCTCGCCCACCGCGGGGTCGATGGTGGTGAAGGGGTACGCGCCCTCGGGCACGTCGTTCATCGTCGCGGCGTTGAAGAACGTCGACTTGCCCACCGAGGGCTTGCCGACGAGACCGATCTTGTAGCTCATTGGGTCGTCGGTGGGGGCGGCGGCCTAAAACCCCTGCTAAAGCCGCGAACGGCCGGGAGGACGACTCATGGACGGTGCTACCTATTCGCACGGGAGGCGAGGTCGGAGGAGGGGTCGG from Halorussus salilacus carries:
- a CDS encoding redox-regulated ATPase YchF, with translation MSYKIGLVGKPSVGKSTFFNAATMNDVPEGAYPFTTIDPAVGEAYVRVECAAPEFGEECTPNVGFCEDGVRFVPTKLVDVAGLVPGAHEGRGLGNQFLTDLNEADVLVHVVDFSGTTDIEGEPTEDHDPREDIDFLEDELDMWYLEVLEKGISRYESGYDGDEDDIEVELAEQMSAFRTNKDEIKREILSLGLELDPETWDEADREELAREIRKVTKPMVVAANKMDTPEAKANFEEITSDSDYDHLTVVPASAHAEKALKKADEQGAVEYRPGDSDFDIVGDVSGDQRAGLEAIEEFVAAYDGTGVQRALETALFEELGVVPVFPGGANGLGNERGEVLPDCFLLPEGATAEDFAYHVHSDLGEGFLHGIDCRSNRQVGANTELDDRDVIDIVSTN
- the sucC gene encoding ADP-forming succinate--CoA ligase subunit beta translates to MRSRRFGTTNSLSPKVPSESKMKLHEYQAKRVFADAGIPTPASTLASSVDEVVEAAEDIGYPVAVKAQVHVGGRGKAGGIKLADDREEVERAAEDILGMDLKGYTVEEVLVEEAVNFKNELYVGVTMDRGEGKPVAMVSTKGGVNIEEVAEEDPDAIAREHVDPAFGMHPYQARKVVYDAGVPREVASDVASILTTLFELWDDSDASDIEINPVMVTEDDEVVAADAVMNIDDDALFRQPDLAEMEEETFEDDLERKAGEYGFDYVRLDGNTGIIGNGAGLVMTTLDLVDYYGGSPANFLDIGGGAKAERVANALDMVFSDENVDAVVFNIFGGITRGDEVAKGINDALEQFDEIPKRVVVRLAGTNAEEGREILNDELVTVEETLEDAVQRAVEYAEVEA
- the sucD gene encoding succinate--CoA ligase subunit alpha, encoding MSVLVDEDTRVVVQGITGGEGKFHTQQMMEYGTNVVAGAVPGKGGQEVEGVPVYDTVEQAAREEDADASVVFVPPAFAGDAVFEALDAPLDLVVAITEGIPTQDMSKVYKRLSEVDTRLIGPNCPGIITPGESKLGILPGNIFESGDVGLVSRSGTLTYQVVDNLTSRGIGQTTAIGIGGDPIIGTDFIDALELFENDPDTKAVVMCGEIGGEDEEEAAQYIAQNMDTPVAGFIAGRTAPPGKRMGHAGAIVSGSGTGTAESKINALNDAGVPVGDTPNEVADHIEDFL